Proteins encoded within one genomic window of Bacteroidales bacterium:
- a CDS encoding VC_2705 family sodium/solute symporter — translation MKKIILPLVLLSFPALLQAATAATQLEGGFKVGPAIILITILILFVLVGIIFRAKDTTDFYAAGRGISKVGSGMAIASNWMSAASFLGMAALMYGSGYHGLSYVVGWTGGYVLLLIMMAGQIRKYGKYTAADFIGDRYYSKSLRAVGAIIAILISISYCVGQFGGIGLMFKWILGIQYPLAVIIGGTVVLTYTLISGMLGVTKNMQIQYVIIIISFLIPLFILTAKFDYFWLLPQIGYGSVVSDAITGLPVNETKALINSLGHDYAVVPVPEFAMPWDPATGKTFFQWIAIAFSLMIGTAGLPHVIQRFYVVPKAKDARWSVVWGLFFICILYWSAPAYAAFGKILSAHPEVGTLAKDAIVVYTAQLGNVHPLIVGLLAAGGVSAAFSTVSGLLVAGSSAFAHDLYVKVINPQASPGKQLLYARLGTILMAIIVTLIALKNFALIGQLVAVAFSLAGCTIFPLFLLGIWWSGSNRSGAIAGLITGGTVSIIAITYFIAGKSGVTLPAHEFISYWLEAWYFAWFGAPLAIIVHIIVSRMTKETPIEIRKFLIEQVHS, via the coding sequence ATGAAAAAAATTATATTACCCCTTGTTTTGCTCTCCTTTCCTGCCCTGCTTCAGGCAGCTACAGCTGCCACACAGCTGGAAGGCGGATTTAAGGTTGGACCTGCCATTATTTTAATAACCATACTGATCCTGTTCGTTTTGGTGGGAATTATCTTCCGTGCCAAGGACACCACCGATTTTTATGCGGCCGGACGAGGCATTTCCAAAGTTGGTTCGGGGATGGCCATTGCCTCCAACTGGATGAGTGCCGCTTCGTTTCTGGGAATGGCTGCTCTGATGTACGGTTCAGGATACCATGGCCTCTCCTATGTGGTGGGTTGGACCGGCGGCTATGTATTATTGCTGATCATGATGGCCGGTCAGATACGGAAATACGGAAAATATACCGCAGCCGATTTTATTGGTGACCGCTACTATTCAAAAAGCCTTCGGGCCGTTGGTGCCATTATTGCCATCCTGATATCCATCTCATACTGTGTGGGGCAGTTTGGCGGAATCGGTCTGATGTTCAAGTGGATCCTGGGAATCCAGTATCCTCTGGCTGTGATCATTGGTGGTACTGTAGTGCTGACCTATACCCTGATATCCGGGATGCTGGGAGTCACCAAGAATATGCAGATCCAGTATGTCATCATTATTATTTCTTTCCTGATCCCTCTCTTTATTCTGACCGCCAAGTTTGACTATTTCTGGCTGCTGCCTCAGATTGGGTACGGATCGGTGGTCTCCGATGCCATCACAGGCCTGCCCGTCAACGAGACCAAGGCACTGATTAACTCCCTGGGCCATGATTATGCCGTGGTTCCTGTGCCTGAATTTGCCATGCCCTGGGATCCGGCCACCGGTAAAACCTTTTTCCAGTGGATCGCCATTGCCTTTTCCCTGATGATCGGGACAGCCGGCCTTCCCCATGTAATCCAGAGGTTTTACGTGGTACCCAAGGCAAAGGATGCCAGATGGTCGGTGGTCTGGGGACTTTTCTTTATCTGCATTCTCTACTGGAGTGCACCGGCTTACGCCGCCTTTGGCAAGATCCTTTCCGCACACCCTGAAGTGGGAACGCTGGCCAAAGATGCCATTGTGGTCTACACGGCCCAGCTCGGTAATGTTCATCCGCTGATTGTGGGACTTCTGGCTGCCGGAGGTGTATCTGCCGCCTTCTCTACGGTATCGGGGCTGCTGGTGGCGGGTTCTTCAGCCTTTGCCCACGACCTCTATGTAAAAGTGATCAATCCTCAGGCAAGTCCCGGGAAACAGCTGCTTTACGCTCGGCTTGGGACCATACTGATGGCCATTATCGTCACCCTGATTGCTCTGAAGAATTTTGCACTGATCGGTCAGCTCGTAGCCGTAGCATTCTCACTGGCCGGCTGTACCATATTCCCTCTTTTCCTGCTGGGAATCTGGTGGAGCGGATCCAACAGGTCGGGTGCCATTGCCGGTCTGATTACCGGCGGGACCGTGTCCATCATAGCCATTACCTATTTTATTGCAGGAAAATCGGGAGTAACTCTTCCAGCTCACGAATTCATTTCTTACTGGCTCGAAGCCTGGTATTTTGCCTGGTTCGGTGCTCCGCTGGCCATCATCGTACATATCATTGTATCACGAATGACCAAAGAAACACCCATTGAGATCAGGAAGTTCCTTATCGAACAGGTTCATAGTTAA
- a CDS encoding DUF4212 domain-containing protein, whose translation MSFFKPSTESARHNRNMVVQLVLIWAVAIFGFQILLKILEKPVPEPSYTQFESSWQAIEAGTATVSDYQEAGQAVLSVLGKIALDPGDKLLLNQALSHFAFQISDQKEDLKMTLSDFESYAGSITDISDEAYVAMKDELIPVLAELFALNELDVRSRIAPLEVKSALMESFEDTGRERMVETMGLYLIHNRSALTDTKFLGFPFHYFYTAVFLLILFVGLCWLYCVRTDMYNKRYGVED comes from the coding sequence ATGAGTTTCTTCAAGCCCAGCACTGAAAGTGCCAGACATAACAGAAACATGGTGGTACAGCTCGTTTTAATATGGGCTGTGGCCATCTTTGGTTTCCAGATCCTTTTGAAAATCCTGGAAAAACCAGTTCCGGAACCTTCCTATACCCAGTTTGAATCAAGCTGGCAGGCCATTGAAGCCGGAACAGCTACTGTGTCAGATTACCAGGAAGCCGGACAGGCGGTGCTTTCTGTACTGGGAAAAATAGCCCTGGATCCCGGTGATAAACTGCTCCTGAATCAAGCTTTGAGTCATTTTGCCTTCCAGATATCAGATCAGAAAGAGGATCTGAAGATGACTTTATCAGATTTTGAATCTTATGCCGGATCCATTACCGATATATCGGATGAAGCCTACGTGGCCATGAAAGATGAACTCATCCCTGTTCTGGCAGAACTCTTTGCTCTCAATGAACTGGATGTGCGTTCCAGGATCGCACCTCTCGAAGTAAAATCCGCACTGATGGAATCTTTTGAAGATACCGGCAGGGAACGGATGGTGGAAACCATGGGACTCTACCTGATACACAACAGGTCGGCCCTCACAGATACAAAATTTCTGGGTTTTCCCTTCCATTACTTCTATACCGCAGTATTTCTGTTGATACTTTTTGTGGGCTTATGCTGGCTCTACTGTGTAAGAACAGATATGTATAACAAAAGGTACGGTGTAGAAGACTGA